CCATCCCAGAAGGGGATTTGTTTGAATCAAACTCTTACCCCGTCAAAGCGAGTGTGATTTTACACTTCCGACCAGGAGTAGAAGGAATTAGCAAAAAAGAAATCAAAGGGATTGTGAACTTAGTGGCAAGAGCTGTTCCTAAACTCAAACCAGAAAACGTAAGTGTTGCCGATCCCGATGGAAAAATCATTTCTGATTTTGAAGAAGACTTAGAAAAAGAAAGATTAGAATTAAGAATTGTCCAAGAAAAACTCAGAATCGAAGAAGAAGAACGTGTCAAACGTCTCATCGACATCCGAAATACCTTACGTTGGTACTTAGGTGGAGAAGACAGAGTGGACATCACTCGTTTTGAATATTCTTTCAACTGGGACCAAGAATCCTTAACGGAAAACGAAGTATTACCAGTTGTTGCGGAAGAAGATAACCCTGACACACCATATAACGAACGTAAGCTTGTTGATGGTTATTCCTTAAAAGTATCATCCAAGGAAACAAAAGAATCCTTTAAAGGAAGAGGATTTACTCCAGATGGACCTGCTGGTACAGAACCAAACCTTCCTCCTGGATACAAAGATACCGACTACCAAAAGGCTGAGTATTCCAAAGACGAAAACATCAATAACTACGAATTTAACAAACGGGTCAAAGACATCAAACGCCAACCTTGGAAAATTGAAAAGATTGGTTTGTCTGTGGTTGTGGATGGAGTTTGGGAACGTAAAGAACGTGAAGATGGAATGGGTTATGATCGTAAGTACATTCCAGTTGCGGAACAAGACTTAAAACTCATTCGTAAAAACTTGGAAGCCGCCATTGGGTACACAAGGTCACGTGGTGATCAAATCAGTGTCATCACCATTCCAAAAGATCGAACAGAACAATTCCGCGCTGAAGATGAAGAATTCCAAAGACAACGTGCCATCCGAAATATGGTGATTGCATCCCTTGTCATTCTCATCTTACTCATCCTTGCCATCTTAGTATACCGTGCGATCAAAAAAGAAATCGCAAGAAGAAGAAGACTCAGAGAAGAAGAACTTGCTGCACAACAACAAATGATGAGAGAAGCAGCTCTCCGTGTGATGGACGAAGGGGGAGCGGAAGTCGAACTCTCTCTCGACGAAAAACTCAGACGAGAACTTCTCGAAAACGCAATCAACTTGGCAAAAGAAAAACCAGAAGATGTTGCGCAGTTGTTACGCACTTGGCTTGCAGAAGAGGAACAAACGTAAGTTAACTGATACTTACTATTTATCAGTTAAGATTCTTTTTTCCAACGGATGTTGGCACCACGAGAAATCCGAGAATACACTTCTCGGAAGTATTGGTTAGGTGCCTTTCCATCTGGGTCTTGCGAATAACGAGGCCTTAGGCGGTGGACAAAATACATATCCAAATCCCCTTTATTTTTCCCATGGACTTTGCCACGATACTCAGTGACAAAAAAATATTTCACTAATTCATATGTTTCCTTAGACACATTGATTTTCCCTGTCTCACCACCTGATTCCATTCGAGAGGCAGTGTTCACAGTATCACCCCAGATATCATACGCAAACTTAAACCGACCCACTACCCCCGCAACAACAGGGCCAGTGTGAATCCCCAATCGTAACTCCCAAAAGGGAAGGTTTAGTGCCGTTTTGATTTCCTTTAATTGGTTCATAAAACTTTGGATCTCGAGTGCCGCCAAACAAGCGTCAATGGCACTTGTTCGATTTTCCACAGGTAAACCACCAGCACACATATAACTGTCCCCAATGGTTTTTAATTTTTCCAAATTATTACGAAGGATAATCTCATCAAACTGAGTGAAACAAGCATCCAGTTCTTCGATGAGACTTTGTTCATCCATTCCTTCTGCTACTTTGGTAAATCCTTTGAAGTCTGTGAATAAGACAGTAGCGTTCTCAAAACGAACTGGATTCACACTCCCCTTTGTTTTGAGTTCTTGAGCCACTTTGTATGGTAAGATATTGAGTAAAAGTTTTTCGGATTCTTCTCGTGCTTCCTCTGCTTTGTCTTGTGCAATGAGGGCCTTTTCTCTTTCTTCATCTGCTTTTTGTTTTTCTAAATCTAACAAAAAATAACTGATATCAAGTTCTTCAGCAAGAGGTCTTGACATGATGTATACCACAAGATAATTGAATAGAACCAGTGGCAAAACAATCATTGTGAGATGGAAAGCAGATTCCCCCACTCCGTATTGTTCTCGTATCAAAGGGAAATACAAAATAGCAGCAATGGCCATTGTGATGAGTCCAAGGTTTGCCAAACGTTGGCTTAATTGGATGGTTCTTCCTTCTAATGACAATGCACCATGCCGAAGCACTGCATAACCGAGTAAAAATGCTGGAATGAATTGAAAATCGGCAATGGGATAAATAGGAATTCCGTGACTTGGAAGTAAAGCTGCTAACAGTAACAAAGCCGACAACAAAAAAGATCCAATGATCCACTTGGAGGCAAAGTTGATATACCCTTTGTTCCGAAGGAAGGTAATCAAAACCAATACTAACGCAATGGCTCCATTAGCACCAACAAGAAGTTCTGCGGGACCTCCATGATGCACTCTTGACCAAGGGTAATCATAATACCCTACAAACAAATAAGGAGAAGGAGCTAAGATCGCCGCGATTATACATAGTAAATCGATCCATTTTAACCAACCAGGTGACTTTTGGCCAATCGCTTCAAAAACGAGTCGCACCATAATACTCGGTGCAAACGCAAATGCCACAAAGGTCATCTGCGAAATTCGAAGTTGTACAACATAGGATATGTTTAATTTTAATGGTACTGACTGGATTACATAAAAACCGGTGAGAATGAGAGCAAAGGCACAAAGTTGGTTGATCCTAGCTGATGGATTTGCCCCCGCAACGATGATTGATAAAAAAACAGCACCAAACACAGAAATGACGGGAGGAATCCCCCAAGGGTACCATTTTGCTGATTCATACGCATTTGGTGAAAGCCCAAAGGAAACTCCAAAGGAAATAAAAATCAAAACAAAAGAAAGTAAGGCAAATAGAAAATAGAACATCCCATTCTTTTGGAATAAAAGTTCATTCACATCAAAAAAATCGGAACGGAACACTCCATAGGCGACGAGTAACATTGGAATGAATAAAAAGAACCCACCAGGATACACTTTGAAACCCAAGATACTCGGAGCATTTAAAGTTGTGAGTAAAAATAATAAATTAACGCCGTGAAATAATGTTAAATGGTAATGTTTTCGAATGTAATGGTAATGTTTGATAAACGATGGAAGGATGAGTAAAAAGTATCCCAAAGGTGCAAGGATCCCCCAAGGTCTTACAAATGCACTTCCACGAGGATACTTTCCGAATGGAAATTCAAAGACGGTAGTTTCAAAACCTTTTCCTAAAATGACTCCTACGTACAATACAAAACTTGCAAACCAACAAACATAAGAATAGTATAACAAGAGTTTACTTTGTTTCCCCGTCATGTGAAAGGCTAGGTAAAAGGCGGTGGGAGCTAGAGGGGCAACAAAAAAATACAATAAATCATTCCACAAAACTAGTGTTTCTACATCTTGGATCCAAGCTCTTGTGGTTAATACAAGGCCGACACATCCAAAACTGATAAACGATATAGTCAGATTGAGATGAAAATAACGATTGTCTTCTTTTGATTTACGAAACTTTTGAAACGCAAAATAACTAAGAAATAAACCGACAACAAATGTCAAAATTCCAGGAGCACCATATGGAATTTGGTACCAAAAATATTCCCAATTGGAGATGACTCCCTCCGGTTTTACAAAATAAATTAGAGAATATGAATCCATCCTATATAAGATCGGCTATGAATTATTGAGAAAAGAGTCATTTCTTCTATTTGACTCACTTCTCGAATTGTTGTGCTATGTCGGATATGTTAGATCTTAATTTCCCAAAAAAGAACGCTACAGAATGGCTGGCCTCAGGTAAATTTTTTGAATATAAAAAATTCCAAATCTTCTATATCCAAGAAGGAAGAGGTCAAAACTTAATCTTGTTACATGGTTTCCCAACTTCTTCATGGGATTATTCCAAAATTTACAATGGATTAACAAGATACTTTAATACCATTGCAATCGATTTTTTAGGTTTCGGTTATTCTTCAAAACCAATCAAACACGAATATACGTTAGTCGAACAAACGGATATCATCGAATCCTTTATTGAGAAAAATGCACTCAAACGTGTTAAATTTGTTTTCCATGACTATGCAGTGAGTGTAGGCCAAGAAATCCTTGCTCGTCACTTAGAATCAAAAGAACGTAAGTATGAAATAGATGGTGCAGTGTTTTTTAACGGTGGTTTATTCCCACATTTGCATAGACCTACTTTCAAACAAAAGCTACTCGCCACTCCAATCTTAGGTGCAATTCTTGCGAAGTTTTATGATGAAAAAAAATTCGGTGTAGCTTTCAGTGATGTTTTTGGCAAAAACACAAAACCAACAGAGAAAGAAATCTCCGTCCTATGGAAACTCATCACCTATCCAAATAAAGTGCTTATCCCTCATAAACTATTAAAGTACATCAAAGAAAGACGATACCATGGCGAACGTTGGAAAAATGCTCTATTACAAACAGAAGTTCCACTTTTATTTATCAATGGAGGAGAAGACCCTGTCAGCGGTAGTCA
The sequence above is a segment of the Leptospira levettii genome. Coding sequences within it:
- the fliF gene encoding flagellar basal-body MS-ring/collar protein FliF — its product is MPEPLQKIIDNLKELFNKLDKTKKMILAGVLAVVVVAIIILSNVSSQRNRVVLFKDLDSKDFSEVTKKLDALGYSYGSSETSVITVDPEQRQEIVTKLAQENLIPAGVTGWELFDIEKFTETQFDKDIKKYRALKGAIEKSLNTLRPIEKADVNIAIPEGDLFESNSYPVKASVILHFRPGVEGISKKEIKGIVNLVARAVPKLKPENVSVADPDGKIISDFEEDLEKERLELRIVQEKLRIEEEERVKRLIDIRNTLRWYLGGEDRVDITRFEYSFNWDQESLTENEVLPVVAEEDNPDTPYNERKLVDGYSLKVSSKETKESFKGRGFTPDGPAGTEPNLPPGYKDTDYQKAEYSKDENINNYEFNKRVKDIKRQPWKIEKIGLSVVVDGVWERKEREDGMGYDRKYIPVAEQDLKLIRKNLEAAIGYTRSRGDQISVITIPKDRTEQFRAEDEEFQRQRAIRNMVIASLVILILLILAILVYRAIKKEIARRRRLREEELAAQQQMMREAALRVMDEGGAEVELSLDEKLRRELLENAINLAKEKPEDVAQLLRTWLAEEEQT
- a CDS encoding adenylate/guanylate cyclase domain-containing protein, with amino-acid sequence MDSYSLIYFVKPEGVISNWEYFWYQIPYGAPGILTFVVGLFLSYFAFQKFRKSKEDNRYFHLNLTISFISFGCVGLVLTTRAWIQDVETLVLWNDLLYFFVAPLAPTAFYLAFHMTGKQSKLLLYYSYVCWFASFVLYVGVILGKGFETTVFEFPFGKYPRGSAFVRPWGILAPLGYFLLILPSFIKHYHYIRKHYHLTLFHGVNLLFLLTTLNAPSILGFKVYPGGFFLFIPMLLVAYGVFRSDFFDVNELLFQKNGMFYFLFALLSFVLIFISFGVSFGLSPNAYESAKWYPWGIPPVISVFGAVFLSIIVAGANPSARINQLCAFALILTGFYVIQSVPLKLNISYVVQLRISQMTFVAFAFAPSIMVRLVFEAIGQKSPGWLKWIDLLCIIAAILAPSPYLFVGYYDYPWSRVHHGGPAELLVGANGAIALVLVLITFLRNKGYINFASKWIIGSFLLSALLLLAALLPSHGIPIYPIADFQFIPAFLLGYAVLRHGALSLEGRTIQLSQRLANLGLITMAIAAILYFPLIREQYGVGESAFHLTMIVLPLVLFNYLVVYIMSRPLAEELDISYFLLDLEKQKADEEREKALIAQDKAEEAREESEKLLLNILPYKVAQELKTKGSVNPVRFENATVLFTDFKGFTKVAEGMDEQSLIEELDACFTQFDEIILRNNLEKLKTIGDSYMCAGGLPVENRTSAIDACLAALEIQSFMNQLKEIKTALNLPFWELRLGIHTGPVVAGVVGRFKFAYDIWGDTVNTASRMESGGETGKINVSKETYELVKYFFVTEYRGKVHGKNKGDLDMYFVHRLRPRYSQDPDGKAPNQYFREVYSRISRGANIRWKKES
- a CDS encoding alpha/beta fold hydrolase; the protein is MSDMLDLNFPKKNATEWLASGKFFEYKKFQIFYIQEGRGQNLILLHGFPTSSWDYSKIYNGLTRYFNTIAIDFLGFGYSSKPIKHEYTLVEQTDIIESFIEKNALKRVKFVFHDYAVSVGQEILARHLESKERKYEIDGAVFFNGGLFPHLHRPTFKQKLLATPILGAILAKFYDEKKFGVAFSDVFGKNTKPTEKEISVLWKLITYPNKVLIPHKLLKYIKERRYHGERWKNALLQTEVPLLFINGGEDPVSGSHLADEIDKLPIKHKKLIRWPNIGHYPMWENPDESFKEIYEFLK